The following nucleotide sequence is from Mytilus trossulus isolate FHL-02 chromosome 9, PNRI_Mtr1.1.1.hap1, whole genome shotgun sequence.
GGAAGAACCAGAAATAGATATCTGTGAGGCTACAGAGGAGTGGGAAGGTAATGGAATTTGAAATGTGAAGATTTTTGCAGGGTAATATAACACTGAGGGGCATTATCATTTTCGGTCTATGCACCTGTTTGTTATTTCCTATGTTTGTTCCTctttcgtcccgcttcaggttaaataTTTTGGTTAAAGTGTTTTGTCCTtgggtagtttttgatgaagttgaagtccaatcaagtTATTTCTAATGTATTGTATGAtaagatctttctaattttaatgccaaattagagttttgactccaatttcatggtcctgtgaacatagaaattgataatgcaagaggggcatccatgtactatggacacattcttgtaagaagtaaaaagaaatattccattgtttttttaaattgcatatttAAGGAGATTATTGTTCACCTTGGCCTGATGGTAGAAAAATGGATCCTTTACTAAATAGTATTTGATTtagaataaattgaaatatttagacAGCATTTgcccagaaaaaagaaaaagacatgtAAACTAATTTGAATGGTCCAACAGATAGTCCTTTTTGGGGCCaattatagcttgctgttcaatgtgagcctaggctccatgttgaagactgtaccttgacctatattggtttatttttataaattgttatttggatggagagttgtcccattggcactcataccacatcttcctatatctaatttaTGAAATGAACTATCTTGATTAAAGCACAAAAAGAAAGAAGGAAAATGCaatgtttgtttgatttaatattAAAGATGTCATAAACAAAAAgcagaaaatttaaattatgtattgaaaaatatttcaaactgaTCATTTGAATCTGTGATCCATATTCTAACATATGTGGTTGTAACTTTTCAGAACAAGAATTCCAGAAGGAGGAGTCGCAGGAAGAGGATGGGGATGTTGAGGATGAATCAGAACAAGAGGAggaagaagaagaggaggagTCTGAACCCGAACCAGAACCTGTACAATATCAACAAGATATAAGAAGGGCTGTGAGAAAGGGTAATCTATCAAAACATATCTAACTgggagtataactgataaggccaaaaaaaattatgtctgtTTCCTGCTTCCAAGGCAAATGAATCAGGGTCAGTaggtcttttgttttttttttgcacagaACAAGTGCAAAATTTTTTTGGCGGGAATTTGCCCCAAAGTGGGTCAACAGGTGCAAAAAGCGTCAATTTTTCCGATTTTTCACCCCTTCTCTTGACCCAGAAGACCCAGGGTTGCTGGTTAAGGTATCCAGCTGTAGCCTGCGTGTAGAGTGGACCCTAGTGAACAAATTGACCCCAATTGTTGTTAGGTCGGAGTGAATCTGATCTTGATTCATCAGTCTACAGAAGGTCATTTGGACCCAAAATACCGAATTTCACGATTTTTGCCGATTTTTTACTTCGAATGGACCCAAAACCGGAAGTAGTTGTTTCCTATgcatatttcaataataataatgatcagTAGTTATATGGCTGTGTGTTTGCACTATCTTTGCCAGTTTTATGCCTCTGAACTTCTTGTGTAAGATACAGATGTAAAGCCTACCCCTCCAGAAAACCGAGTTTTagccaatttcaattttccaagtccGTATTTGTGCTCAAAATGCTACTTATACATGAGAAACGTGAATATGGATAGCCTCAGGTTGACGGAACATGCAtcacttttaaaataagtatcataaagtggacttctaaaagtatggaacgccattGGAGCCAAATAACGGTTATTAGGGTCCGCCCGTCAAAAGACGGGTaccgcatggtaagggttaatatacatatattttttttctttgaggGCACTTATAATAAATCTAAGTTAACATTGGCATCAACCGTATAAAATTCTGACGTAAAGTGCGTTATAACAATTGAGGTACtgtatttatatacatgaatgcatttcttttttgataGAAGATGTAGAGAAAAAGATAAGTCTGACATCTTcacaagtaaaaagaaaaaggaaagttattgtgGATGAAgaggaaaagaaaaacaaaggtAAACATTGTTTAGATAAAAAAACATgtggtcataatatattgattgATAGATTGGTAttaaatgccactttcagcactattgtgGTACCTAGTCAGTTTATGatggtggaggaagccagagtACCAGGAGATAACCATTTACCTTCTaaaggaaaactgacaatcctagagAATTACGATTAGAGTCAAACCCCCCTGCCATTTGCAGGATCCTAACTGAAtttaccctctttaaataaagaagttacaatacaatacaatacaatacaatacaatacaatacatgtTTATAGTTCAGCagcaaatcaaatgaatattcttgAATGTGTATTGTTCAGCagcaaatcaaatgaatattcatgaaggACACATGTTTAAGTAATATGAATTTTCCCTGCTTTTTACCAGAACAACTAGCTTTTGAAACCATTGTAAACATTGGTGAAGAAATGGTTCTAGATGTTAACTTATAATTCCTTTAAATCCAATTATCATTCAACATCTTCTGATCTACATAGTGAGCTATAAAGGGCCTTAAAATGaccaatgtaaaactattcaaacaggaaaaccaatggtctaatctgtatgaaaaagaaaaacatgaaacaGTTATGAACCACACCAtaaaacaacaactactgaacaaCAGATGTGATTTAACATTACCAGTCTATAGAACAGATGTTTaaactatatttattttcagatacaACTAAAGTCAGTGTTCAAAGTCGATTGGGACGTAAACTTAATACACCAGATGTTAGAGgcactaaacatgctaaaccACATCTGTCTCGTGACTCTAATGAAGCTAAAGTTGGTAATCTTCAAAGGTCACTGATCAAAGCTAGTGTAAAATCTAGGCTGgagacaaaaaaagtaaaacctgAGGAAAAAGTTGACAATTTGAACAGAGGAACTATAAAATTATCTACTGGAGGTATAAAAAGTCGTCTGGGCATTGGTGCAAATGTTTCTTCCTCAAAATCTGACACTATAAGCCTAGAGCCAAGAAAAATTTCTATGAAAAGGACAATTGAAAATGATCAACAAGATGAGGTTAAGAAAGAGGTATTGAAAAAGCGAAGATGGGGTCAAGGGTCGATTAAAAGCAGGCTTGGTGATAGTGCTAGTGACACAAGTGTTACTGATAGTGATCTTAAAAAGATTGTCATTGTGCGTAATTTAAGTGACGAGGACAGTTCAAGAGACAGAAATAGACAAAGAGAGACCAGGGAACCAGAGCAATCAACGTCCAATGAAAATACAAGTCAGATTAAAAGTACATTATCTCgtatcaataaaatcattgaGGACAAAAAAGTGACTCAGGAACCTGGGACCCTTAACAAGGGTCGAGGTAAACTAAACGTCTGGAGTTCAAGAGTGTCAGAAACTATTGCAGCAGTAGCACCTACAAAGAAAGAGTCAAATATAGGTATGTGATAATTTAATTTATCTGGTTTGGTATTGTTAAGAATAAACCTTTCAAGAAGCACATGTTAAATTAATACATTAGGAATAAATGTTGTATCATGCATACActgctttatttttgttttgtcatctTACAGAAATATTGGTGGGAtaacaattttcatgatttttgtaGCAAGTGAAAAACcaccaaaaacaaatacatgatgAAATACAACTTTTAGTCCTTCTAAATATCAGATATTTcttcaaccatgaaaatgatcaaatttacagtaatttaaaaatagatgTAATTGAGCAGGAAACGGAAACTTACTAGGAATATTAACTGTTTACACAAATGGGAGACAATTTACACCAATAGGACACAATAAatgtatggaaaaaaaaaatttgattaaacCACAGGTTATGTGTCAAAGCCGTGCTATCAAGGAGGtgaatttcatttgttttccttttttttgtgatgacaTTTGCAATTCTCATGCATGTAAAGGTCATAATGAtatttacctttaaaaaaatgcaaaatttctttGGTTTTAGAAAAATTGAAGTGAAGGTTTATTGGagtattgtcatgattgtatggTATTTCGATATGGAAAAAATgactaaataaaaattaaaaaaatttcaattcattttgtataatatattataatatgattTATTGTAGATCTGTTTGATTCCTCCAGTAATGATTCATTGGCTGCTGAGTCTGGAATGTTCAAAAAGGAAACGAAAAAAGGACCAAAGATAGAAAGGGCATTGTATGTTCCTCCTGCTCGTAAACGTACAGgtatttaaacataaacaatatttatttgacTGTGAACCAGTCATTTACTATTACTGCATGTATTTTGAACTATTTATGGATTTAAGATTGTCTTTGCCTTAGACAAATGTAAgatgaggaaaaaaaataatatatgttttgaaaattaaccaGCAGATAAAAAAGACATGAAAGAAGgaatactgtagattcattattatttatgtgATAGTCTGTATGCAGACTTAGGCAAAACCAtgtaaaatgaatgaataaggAGTTATgcatacattaaaaaaagagaaaacaaaattaaataattaagctgaaaaaaacgaaaatttgtTCTTAAGATATATAAGGTCTTTGAAGTCTGTAGCAGTCatgatttgatataaatgtttAAGTGTTTGGATTGTTTTCAGTGACAACATGGATGATGGCTGTAACAAACTACTTCGTACAAATTTTTTAAGGTCTGATTTTATGTAAGTTCAACTAAAGCTATTGTTTTACcacattgttttaataattatgtttatgaccgggatttatttttcagttactTCCTATGAAGAAGAATATGATGAGAGCAGTATTTCACCTCCTAAAAAATCTCATAAAAAACATAAGGAAAAGGTAAGAGGTGTTCCATAAAAGGATGAATATCCTGGGGAAGGAAAAGTcagaatatattttgttaaaaccaAAATGGCCTacaatgtagaattttcaaaatttctgtaTGATTCTTTGCGGAAATTTCAACAACCTAACAATTAGTTTACACTGTTTTGGAAGTATTAAGCCTCTTTATTGTGTGAGCCAAACACAGTAATACCAGTTATTcttcttatttcaattttgaagcTCATATTTTGGCACACACTGCACATTAAACCTGAGAAATAAAAGGGTACGGTTAAAAGAATATGCATCAATTTCGAAATGCATATCTTTCATCTGGCCTCCACAAGAACCATTGTAGCAGAAAAAACAGGATAACAAGAAGAGAAAGATGCACATTGTTGATAGATTCAGATATCATCAACTTTTATCgaaagatattttaattgttttttttaccctAGCAATATTCATCTTTAAAGTGTGAATAGGCAATTAATTTTGCAaagaatttaagattttattgttCCTACTGCAGATTTTATATGTTGTATATTCAATTATTAGCATACAGTAAAGAATTATTGACTAtgctttacattttttttacagaaatctgAGCCAGAAAGTATCAAGACATATTCTCAGATAATGGAAGAGAAAAGGAAGAAACTTGAGAAACAACGAGAAAAGAAGGCAAAAACTGAAGAAAAGtctaaaagaaagaaaattaccCCTATTGGTTTCAGTGATAAGGAAAATGGTAAccttttttttatgcacaacTTCTTCTCTCATAGTCTTACTGTTAGTCTGAATATATTTAATTCTAGATAGGTTCAAAAGAATCTTCTGCTTGTAAATATTATTCAAAGATTAAATAATCCTTTCTCTGACTCTGTAGACTTCGGACACTTACAAAGTTTGTTCCACATATTTATCTTTATGTtgagtcttttaaaaaaatagaccTTACTGTCTCTTATCTATTGTCAGTATGGCTCCAAATTGCTgcagagtaaaaaaaaaatatatatgtcaaaattaaaagttttaggTCAATGGTTCCAATACGAATCACAAGAAAAAATTTGtctataaaattaatgttttattgcATTGGTTGCAATAAGATACTGCTTGTTCTAAGTTATAAAAACACATATGATTTCACATGTGAAAAATAACCTAAAGATTACAAATGTGAAAGAATCCTTTTAGAAAAACCTTGATTATTacacctgtaaaaaaaaaatctataactACAATCATGTGAccaaaaaatgatattaaacatgtaaatgaaaTCCTGTAATTTCACTGATGTCATACCTGTTGGTGTTGTCAATCATGTTGCGTCAAAACAAAGTGAGAccacatagaaaatgaaattgttCCTTCTGTTAAATGTGGATGCGCAACTTTCTACAATTCATTGACAGATGTTAGAAAATTGTTCTCatacttttgttaaaaaaaaggagtccttttgaaattataaatggcATCTGGGGAGAACatgtaaaaatttgatttttttgatttttttctaacttttttcaaatctttttttcacaGAAACCATTTTGAATGATATAGCAGAAGCAAAGAAGTCTCCAATAAAAACAGATGTACCAAATACAAAGGGTGGTATGTTGGACTCATTCAGCTTTACTCTTCAAGAAGCCACAGATGCCAGTAATCCTGCTCAGTCAGACCAAGTTGATAGTTCTACAGAGCATTTAGAATTGTTTTCAACTTCAGTTCCTGAAAATTCCAAAGAAGATACTGATGATCTTCTTGAAATGTAAGAATTTTATACTCATTGCAAATTGTTTAACAATTATACAGTTTGTGGTGACTTTTTCAACCCTTTTTCTCAAGAATTTATATGAGGGTCTGTACAGGGTTTATAGAATAGAGAATAGTTGCAAAAAGAACAGAAAAGGggagcaaaacaaacagaatagacataaatatttgaataaattttttgTGGTGATTTTTTTCAACCTTTATCTAAAGCATTCATAAAGGGTttatagaatagagaatgattGACAAAAAGTACAGATAAAGGGCAAATATCAATTGAACAAGGAGggcaaaacaaataatttatgcaGAAAAATAGGCAAACAAAAAAGAGAATAATGGTGtgctaaaatataatgaaatgagaataatagaaaaaatgaataaagattgaaaaataactaaaaatttaagaaaaaagaaatgaagaaCCTACCGTCTAGACCCTTTTATATTCTCAAGGTTGTAGGTAGTCATTGTAGATTCCATTGCCAAATCTTGTTGTCTTCTTGATATGATAAGatgtgaaacaaacaaaaaactgcttgttttatcacaaaataatacaggacaaaaaaatatcactGACAGTGGTCAACAATGATTAATGAATAGCATGCTTCACAGTTTTGATGGGCACATACAGAATTTGGCCGGTTTAATGTGTACGTGAGCACAAAACCTTGAATATAGAACTTGAATGATAAACATAAAGTCTAGCAttcttaggccgtgttcacaccaaaagccatgtacagtaaacatgtttacatttagtTTACCGTAATgcacactggtttcacattacatttgttcacatctatacaccttgtttagctacctgtacataagatttgttcacacttgtaaactatgtgtCATTTAAATGTCCATTACGTAGAACCGAATGCAAATTTTTCGGACAATTTTTCTAGCAGTAAGGGAACggccatttgacttcaaaatgaGGGGggatggaaatattccgatccccaatttgataaaaaagaatctggtcatacagatgataaaaaaaaattctgaatcaagagtttccccatacattatagtgttaaatattgaataaaagtatttgatcaccagcatcgaaaaaaaaccGGAATAAAtacgtacgcgcgaaaaaaaatctttctctGATAAAAAAACACccacctccccctttttttgagTTTAGTGGTTGTTACTTTATGaaagtcatttttataatttgcagtagttttaatatactagtagcgtgcttacagccgaaaaaaggattgagatattagggatcattacatttttctgtttgtttcaaatggtatttcttcttcAAGGAGTTTTTGGTAAAGGAAATTGGGgaggttttgtttttttttttattttgagtgCTATgtatttaacggatctgagatactagacaaacataccatttacctcacactttctaagtcatgcatttatgcgtgaatcgttgtttgagtaaagaccagtggcaaatatttctgtgaacgtcaagtcgattcgggaagaccttttcaaatgaattaggcagcaactatttatttcatttttttgggagGGGGTAGGCGTGGGctatagatttttttcaggacaaattttggtgacaagtcgaaatcaattttagcattatatatatatagtggcagctgagggtgaaacatacaaattttttttcagggccaaaaactggaaacatttttttttttcaaatcaaaatccATAGCCCCACCCCTcgtgcctttatgttttatactcaactataataggCTCCACCAAAAATCAATTGattgctgccttatgggttcggcaatgatgctgctttgagtcttgatcagGGGTTAATAAATCacgttattttcttttaacaaaaaaaaaactgtaaaatttagacaacaatttctgtaaagaactatactaataaatatcaaaaatatcaactttactCAAAAAAAGTTTCCCCCTTAAAAATATACACGGTAAAACgaatgtcctaaatgcctagttttgtgtacacttaacctacacaaggcctacattgactatcgactgtgtgtagataaaacatgatttaaactacatgtaaacattgagttttatcaatgggaacgcaactgtgtttagtttacgtgtgagttacactaacacaacaccgaatttaggtcaatgtgaacacggccttacaGTTTGATGTGAAAAGATCAGCTAAACATTAAAAGTCTAGCAACTGTTTGAATATGTTGAATGTAGAAatctttatattattattactatttattaaaattttacatttatttgagAGATGGATATATCATTCAATTAATGTGACTATGATAACATTACAGGTCACCTACCAAGAAGACAAGTGATGACTCATGGTTAGAGTTTAGTAAAGAAGATTTAGACATGACGGGATGTGAACCTGCCGATGATGATGACCTTCTCAGGGAAATTGATGAATTATTGGCGTGAGGCGACAGATTTATTGACACCAATTTTTAACTATGACCAAAGACATGGAAATTTTATAAGACTGTGATAATTTTAATTCATCAGTGCTATATcgtgtgaaaaaaatcattggtTTACAGAAgatgaattttgatatttttagttGAATATTACAATAATGGAAAATTGAATTTATTACACAAATCATGTAGAAGTACATCTACTGACATTAATTTTCCGATGAATTTAAGAATATTATTCAAATTggattaattttgtaaatattggaCAATCATTGCTGGGCAAAACAATGGTCTAAATTTAAAGTGCAATATCATTAACAGCTGATCAATGGATTAACATTTTGATCTCAATACCacaaattgtataaaaacaagacatatgtgtatataatttgttgatctcttacatattaaaatatgttataatttcatgttttattgtttcctGTAATAATATTAtggaataattttattgaaattattaaacagattttgttttttaatacaacaaaataaactGAACATGATTTTCAGAGgcaattttggttattttaaaagaGCTTGGTTAGCCATGAGCAACTAGAAGCTTGCTTTGCCAACAGTACAATTTACTAGTGTAGTGACTGACATATATATCACATTTACTTTGAAAACCTTACCTGCTGGAAATATCTAGtcagtttattaatttgttccaaaaactttcaaaatcaaACTCAGTTTCAGGTAACAGTTTATAAGATCAATTAAGAATATTGGACAAGACTTAGGTACATTAAGCAATGTTGTATCTAAAgttgaaaacattaaatttcatcaaaactATAGAATGCCTGATTCTTTGTCAAATGCAGGCTCTGGTATGAGTGAGAACTAAAGAAAGataacttaaggtggtacccaacactttcactaaaattaatttggctcatttaattttcataaaattttgtcaaaggatttactttgaccctttaacaaaaatataaaaatttcaaaaattttgaaccaactgttttgtcagaaaaattacattggttatatagcagtttccctttacaacacaacgtaattaaaacgttaagctgattttacagagttatctccctgtagtgttaggtaccacctttaGTAATGCTCACACTAACATTTAAACAGCAAAAGCATACATCTGAGAATGACATCTGAAATGTCTAACCTTCTTCACTAGGTGATGATCAGATGTGAAGACCGGGAGTTGTTATACACTAGATTTTCATTGACTTCCAGTGTTAATTGCCTTAATGGCTTCCAAGAGTTCTGATCTTGATACAGTTCTAGACGGTACTTGATCGCATATAGTTTTTATTGCTTTCTAGTCCATTTCACAAAGGTCCCGATGTTTGCCATCATAGGTTGTGTTTGAAATAGGTCCAGCTAGggttttaaaatgttcatgtcAACCTTCAATTACTTCCTCATGTGCATACTTGTTATTTGCAACATGCAATTCATTGATAAagatgtttttatattgtttcttTGCTTCTTTATAAGTTGGTAGAACAATTTCTTATCTCGGGTGTTCGCAGTTATTATTCTATCTCTTTcgacatgttttatttattaattctctatatttttttttgtatgtcctttttaataagatacaattataaaatccaaacaaaatgttattttcaagttctatacattttctaataggttgtattatattacatttatatatatatgaacttatTGTTTGATAACTGTActgttgtatattatatatgtagaataaaaaaaaaaaaaaaaaatatagttggTTCGGTCTTGCCCCTAAAAAAAGGTTCTGTTGGACTGGGAAGTTGGGGTTGTTTTGGATAAAATTAGAGGCAACTGGATAACATGGTCTCAGCATGCCATGATGGAGAGAATTGTATtgaatatcattgatatttggtGTTATATGAGGAGCTACATTCATATTATGTACATTGTATCTTGACTGATTTGTCACAATAGGGACCTTATCATTGTAGAATATTGGTTGCCCAAAGAGAGGTGGTGCTGGTATATGGTTGGGAGTCTCGATCCTTCTAGATTGTTGACATACTTGCGGTTGATCATTATTTTGTCGTGTTGTGGGAGGAGGTTGTGTCGCTGATTTTACTGTGGTGTTTGTT
It contains:
- the LOC134683137 gene encoding zinc finger CCCH domain-containing protein 11A-like, with the translated sequence MSAYGNDCHFYYNSNCSKGENCAFRHCEAAKSSMVTCTFWQQGICSKANCPYRHADLPPTDVFERNRPGIPCYWENQPVGCTRSNCQYQHFKTRPVVPGAPPLQTQPILSENQLPDTSFPPPLFGQQPPQQLTAIPGAPVIQPVVVHFSDSEVESDKNSPVKSKKLLEPESTKVKLQSLDSAKTDTNNLSSSRTVTTSDQSSLRTVKVSNQSSLRTVTGPNQSTLTAVAPSQTITPIQSGKSAFTSVQPSSIQAITSIKPVLPQTAQTIPVVSKQATVASIPDIDYFIGRPFLPKLNKSPPRSSPKYDSSPDRRSYDSRYSRSPTPRSLSPWRRQSRSPSPRRRRSPFYSRDRSRSPRRWSPRYRSPSPRRRSTSPRRRTPPKNSVFRPQDSYSPNRRPVHERLNRDRNHPSTSLNRGRQPVGVPQKKINLSKIKDKTESEEDSIKVKSLEEIQRAKALLSMGLIELKSGKIVKICEAKKYQEEEEAEEEKKAPPKKKKIVKKLTSKSKKVEKKPKAIVKKVEKVVKKEESEEEKEEEENFDDGDDLGEEPEIDICEATEEWEEQEFQKEESQEEDGDVEDESEQEEEEEEEESEPEPEPVQYQQDIRRAVRKEDVEKKISLTSSQVKRKRKVIVDEEEKKNKDTTKVSVQSRLGRKLNTPDVRGTKHAKPHLSRDSNEAKVGNLQRSLIKASVKSRLETKKVKPEEKVDNLNRGTIKLSTGGIKSRLGIGANVSSSKSDTISLEPRKISMKRTIENDQQDEVKKEVLKKRRWGQGSIKSRLGDSASDTSVTDSDLKKIVIVRNLSDEDSSRDRNRQRETREPEQSTSNENTSQIKSTLSRINKIIEDKKVTQEPGTLNKGRGKLNVWSSRVSETIAAVAPTKKESNIDLFDSSSNDSLAAESGMFKKETKKGPKIERALYVPPARKRTVTSYEEEYDESSISPPKKSHKKHKEKKSEPESIKTYSQIMEEKRKKLEKQREKKAKTEEKSKRKKITPIGFSDKENETILNDIAEAKKSPIKTDVPNTKGGMLDSFSFTLQEATDASNPAQSDQVDSSTEHLELFSTSVPENSKEDTDDLLEMSPTKKTSDDSWLEFSKEDLDMTGCEPADDDDLLREIDELLA